A section of the Acidobacterium capsulatum ATCC 51196 genome encodes:
- a CDS encoding PadR family transcriptional regulator — protein MPKRPSPNNDMLRGTLDMMVLRTLLNGDAHGHTIAKVIERSSEDVLEVEQGSLYPALHRLEDRGWVASYWGPSETNRRARYYRLTAAGRKQLHAEVSRWRQMSKAIALVMGDVMREGAGE, from the coding sequence ATGCCGAAGAGACCATCACCCAACAACGACATGCTGCGCGGCACACTGGACATGATGGTGCTGCGCACGTTGCTGAATGGCGATGCGCACGGGCACACGATTGCCAAGGTGATTGAACGGTCGTCAGAGGATGTGCTGGAAGTGGAGCAGGGCTCGCTGTATCCGGCGCTGCACCGGCTGGAGGACCGCGGATGGGTCGCCTCTTATTGGGGGCCGAGCGAGACGAATCGCCGGGCGCGCTACTACCGGCTGACTGCGGCGGGGCGCAAGCAACTGCATGCCGAGGTGAGCCGCTGGCGGCAGATGTCGAAGGCCATTGCGCTGGTGATGGGCGATGTGATGAGAGAGGGAGCGGGCGAATGA
- a CDS encoding RluA family pseudouridine synthase — MRNHGYAFTTTIGSKHHGQTLLFHLASLYPHSSAEVWQQRLSHGEITLNGITAQGSESVAAGQVLVWNCPPWTEPDAPLHFDVLFEDDELIAVNKPSGLPTLPGSGFLENTLLRLVRRYAPHASPVHRLGRATSGIVLFSKTAQGAALLEAIWNTSKVQKVYRAVAVNVAEHEEYEIHTPIGRVPHPRLGSVWAASSTGKPSWSSAKVLARGTTTTTFEVTLHSGRPHQIRIHLASVGHPLVGDGLYGPGGLPLADHPGLPGDGGYLLHAQFLAFLHPTSGSQISLEAPLPSEFSLYARQE, encoded by the coding sequence ATGCGCAACCATGGCTATGCCTTCACCACCACGATTGGCAGCAAGCACCACGGGCAGACGCTGCTCTTTCATCTGGCAAGCCTTTATCCGCACTCCTCCGCCGAAGTGTGGCAACAAAGACTGAGCCATGGGGAGATCACTCTCAACGGCATTACCGCTCAGGGAAGTGAGTCGGTTGCGGCGGGTCAGGTTCTAGTATGGAACTGTCCACCTTGGACGGAACCGGATGCGCCGCTCCATTTTGACGTCCTCTTCGAGGATGACGAACTCATCGCGGTGAATAAACCCAGCGGTCTGCCGACTCTGCCGGGCAGCGGCTTTCTGGAAAACACTCTCCTGCGTCTCGTCCGCAGGTATGCCCCGCATGCGAGCCCTGTGCATCGGCTGGGGCGAGCTACTTCTGGCATTGTGCTTTTCTCCAAGACGGCGCAGGGCGCCGCCCTTCTCGAGGCGATCTGGAACACCTCTAAGGTACAGAAGGTCTACCGGGCGGTGGCTGTAAACGTTGCCGAGCACGAGGAGTATGAGATCCACACGCCCATTGGCCGGGTACCTCATCCGCGCTTGGGTTCCGTCTGGGCTGCCAGTTCCACGGGGAAGCCATCGTGGTCTTCAGCAAAGGTGCTTGCGCGCGGCACAACCACCACAACTTTTGAAGTCACGCTCCACTCAGGCCGCCCTCATCAGATCAGAATCCATCTGGCATCAGTCGGTCATCCGCTGGTGGGGGACGGCCTGTATGGCCCCGGAGGGCTGCCTCTGGCCGATCATCCGGGTCTGCCCGGCGATGGCGGCTATCTTCTCCACGCGCAATTTCTTGCATTCCTGCACCCTACGAGTGGAAGCCAAATCAGCCTGGAGGCCCCTTTGCCGTCGGAGTTCTCTCTGTATGCGCGGCAGGAATAG
- a CDS encoding TIM-barrel domain-containing protein produces MKFRNLRTVALTCCTSVLLAMGAFAQPPSQAAGQTDAPSVQPNRIVITRGGTTLMLEPYAPNILRVSISRLKSDALAPAGYGILAKPNGSGWHFTPSADGGTYSSSQLSVTLPGPSTHQSPHLLGQTTINEFFSSNGGKPYANVRLNFQLPDGKTLLKMLSWSMNKPDRGSGNAEVLHDRRPSDPPFYTVGATFGVQPGEHYYGLGENQEGRLDHRDQDVHCWSDYGAAGGESFCVPFLVTNKGYAVLWDNPSKTTVEPYFNEQTKWRSQVGQRVSFFVVAGATTDDLYKGYRLLTGPAPMLPKGAYGFTQSKERYSTQAQLLNVAKEYRERHLPCDYLVVDFFYYSKMGQFNFISKDWPDPAAMNQQLHQMGFHTLISVWPRFAPGSRYYDMLLKNGWFYHLADGKPTTTNGLPGNMTGSNLDMTNPAASRWFWQAIDKHIMSKGFDAIWTDETEPDIPPNGSYYFIGPGTQYFNVYPLFEDTAVYNGMRKTLNERPMILARAAYIGSQRDATILWSSDISPTWNTLQRQVPAGLDVTASGLPYWTNDVGGFWALPAVHHPVHKPLIDPATARANVGGDDDYPELYVRWFEYGVFMPIFRTHGMRRFNTPWSYGDEATPILEKYLRMRYALIPYIYSLAYHSYQTGAPYMRALFMDFPNDPKVDTLTHEFMFGPDLLVAPVTHQGQTSRKVYLPAGTDWYDYWTNKKYHGGQTIVANAPIQTIPLFVRAGSILPIGDQVEDMNQHQNLKQIRIYPGADATFTLYQDNGKTEDYKKDGRLTVLHWDNETHRFTHTGAAAWSVPDQELVKVIHATN; encoded by the coding sequence ATGAAGTTCAGGAACTTGAGGACTGTAGCGCTGACCTGTTGTACAAGTGTGTTGCTGGCGATGGGCGCTTTCGCGCAGCCACCTTCGCAAGCAGCAGGCCAGACAGACGCCCCCAGCGTACAGCCGAATCGCATTGTGATTACCAGAGGCGGAACGACGTTGATGCTCGAGCCCTATGCTCCTAACATTCTGCGTGTCAGCATCAGCCGCCTCAAGAGCGATGCGTTGGCTCCGGCGGGGTACGGCATCTTGGCTAAGCCTAATGGTTCCGGGTGGCATTTCACTCCATCAGCGGACGGCGGCACATACAGCTCTTCCCAGTTGTCCGTCACTCTTCCTGGGCCGTCCACTCACCAGAGCCCCCACCTCCTGGGGCAGACGACGATCAATGAGTTTTTTTCGAGCAATGGCGGCAAGCCATATGCCAATGTGCGTCTCAATTTTCAATTGCCCGATGGTAAGACGCTCCTCAAGATGCTGAGTTGGTCGATGAACAAGCCTGACCGCGGCTCCGGCAATGCCGAAGTACTGCATGACAGGCGGCCATCTGATCCTCCCTTCTATACGGTTGGGGCTACCTTCGGGGTGCAGCCGGGCGAACATTACTATGGCCTCGGAGAAAATCAGGAAGGCCGGCTCGATCATCGCGATCAGGATGTGCATTGCTGGAGCGATTATGGTGCGGCCGGTGGTGAGAGTTTTTGTGTACCGTTCCTGGTTACAAATAAGGGTTACGCCGTTCTGTGGGACAACCCCTCCAAGACCACAGTAGAGCCCTACTTCAATGAGCAGACGAAATGGAGATCTCAAGTCGGTCAGCGCGTCTCTTTTTTTGTAGTTGCGGGAGCTACTACGGATGATCTCTATAAGGGTTACCGTTTGCTCACAGGCCCAGCTCCCATGCTGCCCAAAGGCGCTTATGGATTCACGCAATCAAAGGAGCGTTACAGCACGCAGGCGCAGCTTCTGAACGTTGCGAAGGAATACCGGGAGCGCCATCTGCCCTGCGATTACCTGGTTGTCGATTTCTTCTATTACAGCAAGATGGGACAATTCAATTTCATTTCCAAGGACTGGCCCGATCCTGCTGCCATGAATCAGCAACTGCATCAGATGGGCTTCCATACGCTGATCAGCGTGTGGCCGCGCTTTGCGCCAGGTTCGCGTTATTACGACATGCTGCTCAAAAATGGATGGTTTTACCATCTCGCGGACGGCAAGCCCACCACCACCAATGGGTTGCCGGGCAACATGACCGGATCGAATCTTGACATGACGAATCCCGCGGCCTCCAGATGGTTCTGGCAGGCAATCGACAAGCACATCATGAGCAAGGGCTTCGATGCCATCTGGACGGACGAGACTGAACCCGATATTCCGCCCAACGGCAGTTACTATTTCATCGGGCCCGGAACGCAGTACTTCAACGTCTATCCTCTGTTTGAAGATACGGCCGTGTACAACGGCATGCGCAAGACTCTAAATGAGCGGCCCATGATTCTGGCACGCGCCGCCTACATCGGTTCGCAGCGCGATGCGACCATCCTCTGGTCCTCTGACATTTCACCCACCTGGAACACGTTGCAGCGGCAAGTGCCTGCGGGGCTGGATGTGACGGCTTCCGGTCTTCCTTATTGGACAAACGATGTTGGCGGCTTCTGGGCGCTTCCTGCTGTGCACCATCCGGTCCACAAGCCTCTGATCGATCCGGCCACAGCGCGAGCGAATGTTGGAGGCGATGATGACTATCCTGAACTGTATGTTCGATGGTTTGAGTATGGCGTCTTCATGCCGATCTTCCGCACGCATGGAATGCGGCGTTTCAACACTCCATGGTCTTATGGAGATGAAGCGACGCCAATCCTCGAAAAGTATCTGAGGATGCGCTATGCGTTGATTCCATACATCTATTCGCTCGCTTACCACTCCTATCAGACGGGCGCTCCTTATATGCGGGCTCTCTTCATGGATTTCCCGAATGATCCTAAAGTCGATACATTGACCCATGAGTTCATGTTTGGTCCGGATCTTCTGGTCGCACCGGTTACGCATCAAGGGCAGACCAGCCGAAAGGTCTATCTGCCTGCAGGAACTGACTGGTACGACTATTGGACGAACAAGAAATATCACGGCGGACAGACCATTGTGGCCAATGCGCCCATTCAGACGATTCCGTTGTTTGTGCGGGCAGGCTCCATTCTGCCAATCGGCGATCAGGTGGAGGACATGAATCAGCATCAAAATCTGAAGCAGATTCGTATCTATCCGGGCGCGGATGCAACTTTCACCCTCTATCAAGACAATGGTAAGACCGAGGACTATAAGAAGGACGGTCGACTCACGGTGCTGCATTGGGACAATGAAACCCATCGCTTCACGCATACCGGAGCAGCAGCCTGGTCAGTGCCGGACCAGGAGCTTGTGAAGGTGATTCATGCCACCAACTGA